The following coding sequences lie in one Armatimonadota bacterium genomic window:
- the dtd gene encoding D-aminoacyl-tRNA deacylase, giving the protein MRLVVQRVRQAAVRLEGEVAASIGPGLVVLVGVRATDTPAEARWLAEKVANLRIFGDETGRLNRSVLEVGGAVLSVSQFTLYGDISRGRRPSFVEAAASPQAEAVYEAFNQALRALGVPVATGRFGAVMLVEIHNDGPVTILLERERMQGIGR; this is encoded by the coding sequence ATGCGCCTGGTCGTGCAGCGGGTGCGGCAGGCGGCGGTGCGCCTGGAGGGAGAGGTGGCCGCCAGCATCGGTCCAGGGCTGGTGGTCCTGGTAGGGGTGCGGGCTACCGACACGCCGGCAGAGGCCCGCTGGCTGGCGGAGAAAGTGGCCAACCTGCGCATCTTCGGTGACGAGACCGGCAGGCTGAACCGGTCGGTGCTGGAGGTGGGGGGCGCGGTGCTCAGCGTCTCCCAGTTCACCCTCTACGGTGACATCTCCAGGGGCCGTCGGCCGTCCTTCGTGGAGGCCGCCGCCAGCCCCCAGGCGGAGGCGGTCTACGAGGCCTTCAACCAGGCGCTGCGCGCGCTGGGGGTGCCGGTGGCCACAGGCCGATTTGGCGCTGTCATGCTGGTGGAAATCCACAATGACGGTCCGGTGACCATCCTCCTGGAGCGCGAGCGCATGCAGGGGATCGGCCGCTGA
- a CDS encoding bifunctional (p)ppGpp synthetase/guanosine-3',5'-bis(diphosphate) 3'-pyrophosphohydrolase encodes MKWLEQRRQHVFQDLPKEAQDLIARVRAHFTRADLDILREAYLFAEAAHSGQVRASGEPYVHHSLAVATILAELRLDPVTIAAALLHDVAEDTGVTLAQVEERFGGEIAALVDGVTKLGRIEWQSREERQAESLRKMFLAMANDIRIVLIKLADRLHNMRTLQYLPEWKRKRTAQETLDIYAPLAERLGIGQITAQLQDLAFRELHPQAYDEIATQLAQAAATSHLDRVIDVLHRELNRAGIKVERYNISARPKHIYSIWQKMQRPKYAGASVARIYDRLGVRIVVDTVQECYAALGVVHALWRPIPGEFDDYIANPKTTGYQSLHTAVIYEGEPLEIQIRTHQMHHEAEYGIAAHWRYKEGRPEEREFARKLSWLRQLLEWHQEVQDARAFVQSVRLDLFQNEVFVFTPKGDVVDLPAGATPIDFAYRIHTEVGHRASGARVNGRLVPLSHRLHTGDIVEIITSRTSAGPSRDWLTFVVTSNAKAKIKQWFKRERREENIERGRELLERELRRSGGAAAAALAKGERLREVVRRFGLPGEEELLAAVGNGDLSLLQVVQALRGEEAAGEGAAPAEAAVPAALRPRRGVRVRGVDNALLRFSRCCTPLPGDRIVGYVTRGRGVAVHREDCPNMAFLRQHPERLLDVEWEALQDGCYPVEVEVEAFDRVGLLKDILAAIAESRTNVVSVNARVRKDRVAVVNLVLDVGNVEQLRGVLQRVGQVADVFNVERVLPG; translated from the coding sequence ATGAAGTGGCTGGAGCAGCGCCGCCAGCACGTCTTCCAGGACCTGCCGAAGGAGGCGCAGGACCTGATAGCCAGGGTGCGCGCGCACTTCACCCGGGCAGATCTGGACATCCTGCGCGAGGCCTACCTCTTCGCCGAAGCGGCCCACAGCGGGCAGGTCCGCGCCTCCGGCGAGCCATACGTCCACCACTCCCTGGCCGTCGCCACCATCCTGGCCGAACTGCGCCTTGACCCCGTGACCATCGCCGCCGCCCTGCTGCACGACGTCGCCGAGGACACGGGCGTGACCCTGGCGCAGGTGGAGGAGCGTTTCGGCGGCGAGATCGCCGCCCTGGTGGACGGCGTGACCAAGCTGGGCCGCATCGAGTGGCAGAGTCGGGAGGAGCGGCAGGCGGAGAGCCTGCGCAAGATGTTCCTGGCTATGGCCAACGACATCCGTATCGTCCTCATAAAACTGGCCGACCGGCTGCACAACATGCGCACCCTGCAGTACCTCCCGGAGTGGAAGCGCAAGCGCACCGCCCAGGAGACCCTGGACATTTACGCGCCGCTGGCGGAGCGGCTGGGCATCGGCCAGATCACGGCGCAGCTGCAGGACCTGGCCTTCCGCGAACTGCACCCTCAGGCCTATGACGAGATCGCTACCCAGCTGGCCCAGGCGGCGGCCACCAGCCACCTGGACCGGGTCATCGACGTGCTGCACCGGGAGCTGAACCGGGCCGGGATCAAGGTGGAGCGCTACAACATCAGCGCCCGGCCCAAGCACATCTACAGCATCTGGCAGAAGATGCAACGGCCCAAGTACGCCGGGGCGTCGGTGGCTCGCATCTACGATCGGCTAGGGGTGCGCATCGTCGTGGACACCGTGCAGGAGTGCTACGCCGCCCTGGGAGTGGTGCACGCCCTGTGGCGGCCCATCCCCGGGGAGTTCGACGACTACATCGCCAATCCCAAGACTACCGGCTACCAATCCCTGCACACCGCCGTCATCTATGAGGGGGAGCCGCTGGAGATCCAGATCCGCACCCACCAGATGCACCACGAGGCGGAGTACGGCATCGCCGCCCACTGGCGGTACAAGGAGGGCCGGCCGGAGGAGCGGGAGTTCGCCCGCAAGCTCTCCTGGCTGCGCCAGCTCCTGGAATGGCACCAGGAGGTGCAGGACGCGCGGGCCTTTGTCCAGTCCGTCAGGCTGGACCTCTTCCAGAACGAGGTCTTCGTCTTCACGCCCAAGGGCGACGTCGTCGACCTGCCCGCCGGAGCCACCCCCATCGACTTCGCCTACCGCATCCACACCGAGGTGGGGCACCGCGCCAGCGGCGCCCGGGTGAACGGCCGGCTGGTCCCGCTTTCGCACCGCCTGCACACGGGAGACATCGTCGAAATCATCACCAGCAGGACCAGCGCCGGCCCCAGCCGCGATTGGCTCACCTTCGTTGTTACCAGCAACGCCAAGGCCAAGATCAAGCAGTGGTTCAAGCGCGAGCGCCGTGAGGAGAACATCGAGCGCGGCCGGGAGCTGCTGGAGCGGGAGCTGCGCCGCAGCGGCGGCGCGGCTGCGGCGGCACTGGCCAAGGGGGAACGGCTGCGGGAGGTGGTGCGCCGGTTCGGACTGCCCGGCGAGGAGGAGCTGCTGGCTGCCGTGGGCAACGGCGACCTGTCGTTGCTGCAGGTGGTGCAGGCGCTGCGGGGCGAGGAGGCGGCGGGCGAAGGGGCGGCTCCAGCGGAGGCGGCGGTCCCCGCGGCACTGCGGCCGCGGAGGGGCGTGCGTGTCCGCGGCGTGGACAATGCCCTGCTGCGCTTCTCCCGCTGCTGCACCCCCCTGCCCGGCGACCGCATCGTCGGCTACGTAACGCGGGGCCGGGGGGTGGCCGTGCACCGGGAAGATTGTCCCAACATGGCCTTCCTGCGGCAACACCCGGAGCGGCTGCTGGACGTGGAGTGGGAGGCGCTGCAGGACGGTTGCTACCCCGTGGAGGTGGAAGTGGAAGCCTTCGACCGGGTGGGGCTGCTCAAGGACATCCTGGCGGCCATCGCCGAATCCCGCACCAACGTGGTCTCGGTGAACGCCCGCGTGCGCAAGGACAGGGTGGCGGTGGTGAACCTGGTGCTGGACGTGGGCAACGTGGAGCAGCTGCGCGGCGTGCTGCAGCGGGTGGGGCAGGTCGCCGATGTCTTCAACGTCGAGCGGGTCCTCCCGGGCTAG
- a CDS encoding aminotransferase class I/II-fold pyridoxal phosphate-dependent enzyme gives MGTAARVGLFTESVIREMTRLSALHQGINLAQGFPDFDPPPELVDAAIRALREGVHQYAITWGAPPLRAAISEKFARDSGVEVDADRHVTVTCGATEAMMATLLALLDPGDEVIIFEPFYENYVPDALLAGAVPRFVRLHLDHSGFAFDPGELRAAFGGRTRAVIVNTPHNPTGKVFSRQELELVADLCRTFGTVAVTDEVYEHILYDGARHLSLAGLPGMAERTVTVNSVSKTYSVTGWRVGWAIARDPRISDGIRRAHDFLTVGAAAPLQQAAVTGLRFPPSYYRDLAAAYQARRDLMMEILAAAGFRPFRPQGAYYVMADFSGLSSQDDVTFARRLVMDVGVAAVPGSSFYHTQALGRSCLRFAFPKRKETLARAGERLQRARVEMAR, from the coding sequence ATGGGCACTGCGGCGCGTGTGGGCCTCTTTACCGAGTCGGTCATCCGGGAGATGACCCGGTTGAGTGCGCTCCACCAGGGGATCAACCTGGCCCAGGGCTTTCCCGACTTCGACCCTCCGCCGGAGCTGGTGGACGCCGCCATCCGTGCCCTGCGCGAGGGCGTCCACCAGTATGCCATCACCTGGGGGGCGCCGCCGTTGCGGGCGGCCATCTCCGAGAAGTTCGCCCGGGACAGCGGTGTAGAAGTCGACGCGGACCGGCATGTCACCGTCACCTGCGGGGCCACCGAGGCGATGATGGCCACCCTGCTGGCGCTGCTCGACCCGGGAGACGAGGTGATCATCTTCGAACCCTTCTACGAGAACTACGTCCCCGACGCCCTGCTGGCGGGGGCGGTGCCCCGGTTTGTGCGGCTCCACCTCGACCACTCCGGATTCGCCTTCGACCCGGGGGAACTGCGCGCCGCCTTCGGCGGGCGCACCCGAGCTGTCATCGTCAACACCCCGCACAACCCCACGGGCAAGGTGTTCAGCCGCCAGGAGCTGGAGCTGGTGGCCGACCTCTGCCGCACCTTCGGGACGGTGGCCGTCACCGACGAGGTCTACGAGCACATCCTCTATGATGGGGCCCGGCACCTCAGCCTGGCCGGCCTGCCAGGTATGGCCGAGCGCACGGTTACCGTCAACAGCGTATCCAAGACATACAGCGTCACCGGCTGGCGGGTGGGCTGGGCAATTGCCCGCGACCCCCGAATCAGCGACGGCATCCGGCGAGCACACGACTTCCTCACGGTGGGGGCGGCGGCCCCGCTCCAGCAGGCAGCGGTCACCGGGCTGCGCTTCCCGCCAAGCTACTACCGCGACCTGGCGGCGGCCTACCAGGCCAGGCGGGACCTGATGATGGAGATCCTGGCTGCGGCGGGATTCCGCCCCTTCAGGCCGCAGGGGGCCTACTACGTGATGGCCGACTTCAGCGGGTTGAGCAGCCAGGACGACGTCACCTTCGCCCGTCGTCTGGTGATGGATGTAGGAGTGGCCGCGGTCCCCGGCAGTTCCTTCTACCATACCCAGGCTTTGGGGCGGTCCTGCCTCCGCTTCGCCTTCCCCAAGCGGAAGGAGACCCTGGCCCGGGCAGGAGAGCGGCTGCAGCGGGCGCGCGTGGAGATGGCGCGGTGA
- a CDS encoding DUF763 domain-containing protein, with protein sequence MRRTGTATLPLHGGRAPRWLFARMVRLARAVVEALVEDAGPAGVLRRLADPFWFQAFGCLLGFDWHSSGVTTTVCGALKEGLKGTEGTLGLLVAGGKGAASRHTPWELSAYGERFGLDPAPLVYASRLAAKVDNNALQDGYQLYHHTFFLTREGAWGVVQQGMRPADRTARRYHWLGEAVQSFVCEPHAAICCDHTGPVLNLVAAESAAARSAITTLASEPPQRLLAELARIRSPAAELPTPDLRLPVHHAVEWTDIHPERLAGALLRTYQAQASTFEALLGLPGVGARTLRALALLSEVLAGAPPSWRDPARFAFAHGGKDGHPFPVDRTTYDRTIALLEDAVRRARLGEPERLGAIRRLHTLGAA encoded by the coding sequence ATGCGCCGCACCGGCACCGCCACCCTTCCCCTTCACGGCGGGCGGGCTCCGCGCTGGCTGTTTGCCCGCATGGTGCGGCTGGCGCGGGCCGTGGTGGAGGCGCTGGTGGAGGACGCCGGCCCCGCGGGTGTCCTGCGCCGCCTGGCAGACCCCTTCTGGTTCCAGGCCTTCGGCTGCCTGCTGGGATTCGACTGGCACAGCAGTGGGGTGACCACCACGGTCTGCGGCGCCCTCAAAGAAGGGCTGAAGGGCACCGAAGGGACGCTGGGCCTCCTGGTGGCCGGAGGGAAGGGGGCTGCCTCCCGGCACACGCCTTGGGAGCTGTCCGCCTACGGAGAGCGGTTCGGGCTGGACCCAGCTCCCCTGGTCTACGCCAGCCGCCTGGCAGCCAAAGTGGATAACAACGCCCTGCAGGACGGTTACCAGCTCTACCACCACACCTTCTTCCTCACCCGGGAGGGCGCCTGGGGGGTGGTCCAGCAGGGAATGCGGCCGGCCGATCGGACGGCCAGGCGGTACCACTGGCTGGGTGAGGCGGTGCAGAGCTTCGTCTGCGAGCCTCACGCCGCCATTTGCTGCGACCACACCGGTCCGGTGCTGAACCTGGTGGCGGCTGAAAGCGCAGCCGCCCGCAGTGCTATCACCACCCTGGCCAGCGAGCCGCCACAGCGCCTGCTGGCCGAGCTGGCCCGCATCCGTTCGCCGGCCGCAGAGCTCCCAACGCCCGACCTGCGGCTGCCCGTACATCACGCCGTGGAGTGGACGGACATCCACCCGGAACGCCTGGCCGGTGCTCTGCTGCGTACCTACCAGGCTCAGGCCTCAACATTTGAAGCCCTGCTGGGCCTGCCCGGGGTGGGTGCCCGCACGCTTCGGGCGCTGGCCCTCCTCTCGGAGGTGCTGGCCGGCGCTCCACCCTCCTGGCGCGATCCGGCCCGGTTCGCTTTCGCCCACGGGGGCAAAGACGGCCATCCCTTCCCCGTAGACCGGACCACCTACGATCGGACCATCGCCCTTCTGGAAGATGCCGTCCGCCGGGCCCGCCTGGGGGAGCCGGAACGGCTGGGGGCCATCCGCCGCCTGCACACGCTGGGCGCGGCCTAG
- a CDS encoding nucleotidyltransferase family protein, with protein MAQPAGRGARRGPPPAGIHLFGMQAVILAGGRGERLRPFTADRPKAMVEVHGAPLLAYQLRWLRGQGVTDVVIACGYRHEVIVNFFGDGAAWDLRIAYSVEEEPLGRGGALKQAMRTLPAATAPWLATNGDVITDLPLAPALDQHRSHGVPATVVVTPFRSPYGIVDVDARNRVVGFREKPELPYWINAGIYLFSPEVVPLLPERGDHEDTTFPRLAAEGRLGAYRSRAFWRGVDTVKDLAEVARALQENPFLRP; from the coding sequence GTGGCCCAGCCCGCGGGACGGGGAGCCAGGAGAGGTCCGCCCCCGGCGGGAATACACCTCTTCGGGATGCAGGCCGTTATCCTGGCAGGTGGACGCGGCGAGCGGCTGCGCCCCTTCACCGCCGACCGACCCAAAGCCATGGTGGAGGTGCACGGCGCTCCGCTGCTGGCATACCAGCTCCGCTGGTTGCGCGGCCAGGGCGTGACCGACGTGGTCATCGCCTGCGGGTACCGCCACGAGGTGATCGTCAACTTCTTCGGCGACGGCGCCGCCTGGGACCTGCGCATCGCCTACTCCGTGGAAGAAGAGCCTCTGGGGCGCGGGGGAGCCCTGAAGCAGGCCATGCGCACCTTGCCGGCGGCTACCGCTCCGTGGCTGGCCACCAACGGGGATGTCATCACCGACCTGCCTCTGGCCCCGGCGCTGGACCAGCACCGCAGCCACGGTGTCCCCGCCACAGTGGTGGTCACGCCATTCCGCAGCCCGTACGGGATCGTGGACGTGGACGCCCGCAACCGGGTGGTGGGGTTTCGGGAGAAACCCGAGCTCCCCTACTGGATCAACGCCGGGATCTACCTCTTCTCCCCCGAGGTAGTACCCCTGCTGCCGGAACGCGGCGACCATGAGGACACCACTTTCCCCCGCCTGGCCGCCGAGGGACGTCTTGGGGCCTACCGCTCACGGGCGTTCTGGCGCGGGGTAGACACGGTGAAGGACCTGGCCGAGGTGGCCAGGGCCCTGCAGGAGAACCCCTTTCTCCGCCCCTGA
- a CDS encoding replication-associated recombination protein A: MSLFLPDRLPADAPLAARLRPRTLEEFVGQEHIVGPGTFLRRAIETDELVSLILYGPPGTGKTSLAHIIARLTRAHFEQVNAVTAGVADLKRIITEALDRRAYYRTRTILFIDEIHRFNKAQQDVLLPAVEDGTIILIGATTQNPFFEVNATLVSRARVLQLEPLREEDLRAIIQRALADPRGLGGQQVVLEDDALAHLVRIANGDARVALNMLEAAVAMAPAEAGGPRRVNLAVAREASQRRALLYDREGDVHYDTISAFIKSLRGSDPDAAVYWLARMLAAGEDPRFIARRMVVHAAEDVGMADPMALVVATAAAQAVEFVGLPEARIPMAEAAIYIATAPKSNSVVAAIGAAMRDVEEERADPVPRHLRDASHSLAAARLGHGEGYKYAHDYPGHFTEQQYLPDNLRDRIYYQPSTSGLEKEIRRRLLAWWKGIKRYAFSRL, translated from the coding sequence GTGAGCCTCTTCCTCCCCGACCGTCTTCCCGCCGATGCACCACTGGCGGCGCGTCTGCGACCGCGGACCCTGGAGGAGTTCGTGGGGCAGGAGCACATCGTGGGTCCGGGAACCTTCCTCCGCCGCGCCATCGAGACCGACGAGCTGGTGAGCCTGATCCTCTATGGTCCTCCGGGGACGGGGAAGACCTCCCTGGCGCACATCATTGCCCGGCTCACTCGCGCTCACTTCGAGCAGGTCAACGCGGTCACCGCGGGCGTGGCTGACCTGAAGCGCATCATTACCGAGGCCCTGGACCGCCGCGCCTACTACCGGACGCGGACGATCCTCTTCATTGACGAGATCCACCGCTTCAACAAGGCGCAGCAGGACGTCCTGCTGCCGGCGGTGGAGGACGGGACGATCATCCTTATCGGGGCGACCACCCAGAACCCTTTCTTCGAGGTTAACGCCACACTGGTCTCCCGCGCCCGCGTGCTTCAGCTGGAGCCACTGCGCGAGGAGGACCTGCGGGCGATCATACAGCGCGCGCTGGCCGATCCCCGGGGATTGGGCGGGCAGCAGGTGGTGCTGGAGGATGACGCCCTGGCCCACCTGGTGCGCATCGCCAATGGGGACGCCCGGGTGGCGCTAAACATGCTGGAGGCGGCCGTGGCCATGGCTCCGGCGGAGGCCGGTGGGCCGCGCCGGGTCAACCTGGCGGTGGCGCGTGAGGCCAGCCAGCGGCGCGCCCTTCTCTATGACCGGGAGGGGGATGTCCACTACGACACCATCTCCGCCTTCATCAAGAGCCTGCGCGGCAGCGACCCCGACGCCGCCGTCTACTGGCTGGCCCGCATGCTCGCCGCCGGCGAAGATCCCCGCTTTATCGCCCGGCGGATGGTGGTGCACGCCGCCGAGGACGTGGGCATGGCCGATCCCATGGCCCTGGTGGTGGCCACCGCTGCCGCGCAGGCGGTGGAGTTTGTGGGTCTGCCCGAGGCCCGCATCCCCATGGCCGAGGCGGCCATCTACATCGCCACCGCCCCCAAGAGCAACTCGGTGGTGGCGGCCATCGGCGCGGCCATGCGGGACGTGGAGGAGGAGCGCGCCGACCCCGTGCCGCGCCACCTGCGGGATGCCAGCCACAGCCTGGCTGCCGCCCGCCTCGGCCACGGTGAGGGATACAAGTACGCCCACGACTACCCGGGGCACTTCACCGAG
- the hisS gene encoding histidine--tRNA ligase produces the protein MAPRVHAPVPERTGACSLVGRRGALEEEMRYQVPRGMRDILPEEVGRWQALEQRVRQTAERFGFREIRTPAVEHTEVFARTVGEESDMVQKEMYTFTDRGGRSLTLRPEGTAAVVRAYLGHGGPSWPQPVKLYYVAPMFRYDRPQLGRYRQHVQFGAEIIGVPGPEADAEVISLPVRLLQSLGLTQVEVRLNSVGDPVCRPRYLEALRQYFGRYARALCADCQRRLQTNPLRILDCKEAGCRRITAEAPPIYGYLDAACREHFEGVQAHFQALEIPYVLDPFIVRGLDYYTRTAVEVFSGRLGAQNAMFGGGRYDGLAQQLGGPPTPGVGFGLGLERLLLVLEQEGLPIPTAETPPAVFVVAVGEAARREAIRVVDRLRRAGIAADRDLLNRAVRAQMRHADRLGARVALILGDSELASGEVTLRVLAAGSERRVPLGEVVSAVSATMGEGR, from the coding sequence GTGGCACCACGGGTTCACGCTCCCGTCCCTGAGCGGACGGGAGCGTGTTCGCTTGTCGGGCGGCGCGGAGCGCTGGAGGAGGAGATGCGGTACCAGGTCCCCCGAGGCATGCGGGACATCCTGCCCGAGGAGGTCGGGCGCTGGCAGGCGCTGGAGCAGCGCGTGCGGCAGACGGCGGAGCGCTTCGGCTTCCGGGAGATCCGCACGCCCGCGGTGGAGCACACCGAGGTCTTTGCCCGCACCGTGGGCGAGGAGTCCGACATGGTGCAGAAAGAGATGTATACCTTCACCGACCGCGGGGGCCGCAGCCTGACGCTGCGCCCGGAGGGAACGGCGGCCGTGGTGCGCGCCTACCTGGGACACGGTGGGCCCTCCTGGCCGCAGCCAGTGAAGCTCTACTACGTCGCCCCCATGTTCCGGTACGACCGCCCCCAGCTGGGGCGCTACCGGCAGCACGTCCAGTTCGGCGCAGAGATCATCGGCGTCCCCGGGCCGGAGGCAGACGCGGAGGTAATCAGCCTGCCGGTGCGGTTGCTGCAGAGCCTGGGCCTGACGCAGGTGGAGGTGCGCCTGAACAGCGTCGGTGACCCCGTCTGCCGTCCCCGGTACCTGGAGGCCCTTCGCCAGTACTTTGGTCGGTACGCCCGGGCCCTGTGCGCCGACTGCCAGCGGAGGCTGCAGACCAACCCCCTGCGCATCCTGGACTGCAAGGAGGCAGGCTGCCGTCGGATCACCGCGGAGGCCCCGCCCATTTACGGATATCTGGATGCCGCCTGCCGCGAGCACTTTGAAGGGGTGCAGGCGCACTTTCAGGCCCTGGAGATCCCCTACGTCCTGGATCCGTTCATCGTCCGCGGACTGGACTACTACACGCGCACCGCGGTGGAGGTCTTCTCCGGCAGGCTGGGCGCTCAGAACGCCATGTTCGGCGGGGGGCGCTATGACGGCCTGGCCCAGCAGCTCGGCGGCCCGCCCACCCCGGGGGTGGGCTTCGGCCTGGGGCTGGAGCGGTTGCTCCTGGTGCTGGAGCAGGAGGGGCTGCCCATCCCCACGGCGGAGACCCCTCCTGCGGTATTCGTGGTGGCGGTGGGGGAGGCCGCGCGGCGGGAGGCCATCCGCGTGGTGGATCGGCTGCGGCGGGCGGGGATCGCCGCCGACAGGGACCTGCTCAACCGCGCGGTGCGGGCGCAGATGCGCCACGCCGACCGGCTGGGCGCCCGCGTGGCCCTGATTCTGGGAGACTCTGAGCTGGCCAGCGGGGAAGTGACGCTGCGCGTGCTGGCTGCGGGCAGCGAGCGGCGGGTACCGCTGGGCGAGGTCGTCTCTGCCGTCTCGGCCACCATGGGCGAGGGGAGGTGA
- a CDS encoding nuclear transport factor 2 family protein, translating into MQVAQRQVAALNHRDLDALMALYAEDAVLEFPASPLIQGQRAIREAFSRFFQDWEEEITLRRVVAAGEVVAAEGIAQGRHRTLHLRIPGRIPGPRRTYRQGSLSSWRWRRARFADTGSTTIPATWCGSSWEEGEWALRRVWASLPSRSSGR; encoded by the coding sequence GTGCAGGTCGCCCAGCGCCAGGTGGCGGCCCTCAACCATCGCGACCTGGACGCGCTGATGGCCCTGTACGCGGAGGACGCCGTCCTGGAGTTCCCGGCCAGTCCCCTGATCCAGGGACAGCGGGCCATCCGCGAGGCGTTTTCCCGATTCTTTCAGGACTGGGAGGAGGAGATCACCCTGCGTCGCGTGGTCGCTGCGGGGGAGGTTGTGGCGGCGGAGGGGATCGCCCAGGGCCGGCACCGCACCCTGCACCTGCGCATTCCCGGGCGGATCCCCGGACCGCGGCGGACCTACCGCCAGGGTTCGCTGTCTTCCTGGAGGTGGCGGAGGGCAAGATTCGCCGACACCGGGTCTACTACGATTCCCGCGACCTGGTGCGGCAGCTCCTGGGAGGAGGGTGAATGGGCACTGCGGCGCGTGTGGGCCTCTTTACCGAGTCGGTCATCCGGGAGATGA
- the aspS gene encoding aspartate--tRNA ligase: MRTDHCGSLRPADAGRRVRLAGWVHRRRDLGGVIFLDLRDREGLVQVVVQPQAAEAYREAGEVRLEYVVLVEGEVRARPPGTENPRLATGAVEVRADRVITLARAETPPFPLNEEHPVDESVRLRYRYLDLRRPRMTRNLVLRHRMAQAIRRALDARGFVEVETPMLIRSTPEGARDFLVPSRLQPGRFYVLPQSPQLFKQILMVAGLDRYYQIVRCFRDEDLRADRQPEFTQVDLEMSFADESAVLEVTEAVLAEAIEEATGISVPRPFPRLTYAEAMLRYGTDKPDLRFGLAISDLSDLFTAAGPAFLREAVAAGGVVRGLAVPGGANLPRRQEEALAEAARAAGGTGLATLTLEGETTGGSLGSRLPAALAARLAERLGAGGGDLMLFTWGPAQMVAAALGRVRQMAAQAAGLVPAGTYHFCWVTEFPLLEPSEEEGRLVAVHHPFTAPLEADRPLLASNPLAVRARAYDLILNGVELGGGSIRIADHALQREVFGVIGLSEEEAQERFGFLLEALRYGAPPHGGIALGFDRLVMLLAGEETIREVIAFPKTTAGTDLMTGAPSRIDPRQLREVHIAILEEEEAAGAAPPPHRAG, translated from the coding sequence ATGCGCACTGATCACTGCGGCAGCCTGCGCCCGGCCGATGCCGGCCGTCGCGTCCGGTTGGCCGGCTGGGTGCACCGCCGGCGCGACCTGGGCGGGGTGATCTTCCTGGACCTGCGGGACCGGGAGGGACTGGTCCAGGTGGTGGTCCAGCCGCAGGCAGCCGAGGCCTACCGGGAGGCCGGAGAGGTGCGCCTGGAGTACGTGGTCCTGGTCGAGGGGGAGGTGCGGGCCCGGCCGCCGGGTACGGAAAACCCGCGCCTGGCCACGGGGGCGGTGGAGGTGCGGGCCGACAGGGTGATCACCCTGGCCCGAGCGGAGACGCCGCCATTTCCCCTGAACGAGGAGCATCCGGTGGACGAGAGCGTCCGCCTGCGCTACCGCTACCTGGACCTGCGCCGGCCCCGGATGACCCGTAACCTCGTCCTTCGACACCGGATGGCGCAGGCCATCCGCCGCGCGCTGGACGCCAGGGGATTCGTGGAGGTAGAGACGCCCATGCTGATCAGGTCCACACCTGAGGGGGCGCGCGACTTCCTGGTGCCCAGCCGCCTGCAGCCCGGCCGCTTCTACGTCCTGCCCCAGTCGCCGCAACTGTTCAAGCAGATTCTGATGGTGGCGGGACTGGACCGCTACTACCAGATCGTCCGCTGCTTCCGCGACGAGGACCTCCGCGCCGACCGCCAGCCGGAGTTCACCCAGGTGGACCTGGAGATGTCCTTCGCCGACGAGAGCGCCGTGCTGGAGGTGACCGAGGCCGTTCTGGCTGAGGCGATCGAGGAGGCCACGGGGATCTCCGTGCCGCGGCCATTTCCCCGCCTGACCTACGCCGAGGCCATGCTGCGTTATGGGACAGACAAACCCGACCTGCGCTTCGGCCTGGCCATCAGCGATCTCTCCGATCTGTTCACGGCCGCAGGGCCCGCCTTCCTGCGGGAGGCGGTCGCCGCCGGGGGGGTCGTCCGCGGCCTGGCGGTTCCCGGTGGAGCGAACCTCCCCCGGCGACAGGAGGAAGCCCTGGCGGAGGCGGCCAGGGCTGCTGGAGGCACCGGGCTGGCCACCCTGACCCTGGAAGGTGAGACCACGGGCGGTAGCCTCGGCTCCCGGTTGCCGGCAGCCCTCGCCGCCCGCCTGGCCGAGCGGTTGGGGGCAGGCGGCGGCGACCTGATGCTCTTCACCTGGGGCCCGGCCCAGATGGTAGCGGCGGCCCTGGGGAGGGTGCGGCAGATGGCAGCGCAGGCCGCCGGGCTGGTGCCGGCTGGGACCTACCACTTCTGCTGGGTGACGGAATTTCCCCTGCTGGAACCCAGCGAGGAGGAGGGCCGGCTGGTCGCTGTCCACCACCCGTTCACGGCACCGCTGGAGGCCGACCGGCCGTTGCTGGCCAGCAACCCGCTGGCGGTGCGGGCGCGTGCCTACGACCTGATCCTGAATGGGGTGGAGCTGGGGGGTGGGAGCATCCGTATCGCAGACCACGCGCTGCAGCGAGAGGTGTTCGGCGTCATCGGGCTGAGCGAGGAAGAAGCTCAGGAGCGGTTCGGCTTCCTCCTGGAGGCCCTGCGCTATGGTGCTCCACCGCACGGGGGCATCGCCCTGGGCTTCGACCGCCTGGTGATGCTCCTGGCGGGGGAGGAGACCATCCGGGAGGTCATCGCCTTTCCCAAGACGACGGCCGGCACTGACCTGATGACCGGAGCGCCATCCCGGATCGATCCCCGGCAGCTGCGGGAGGTCCACATCGCCATCCTTGAGGAAGAGGAGGCTGCAGGTGCCGCTCCGCCGCCGCATCGGGCAGGGTAA